A stretch of Flavobacterium sp. N1994 DNA encodes these proteins:
- the dnaX gene encoding DNA polymerase III subunit gamma/tau has protein sequence MEQFVVSARKYRPQTFKDVVGQQAITNTLLNAIESNHLASALLFTGPRGVGKTTCARILARKINQPGYDDPFEDFAFNVFELDAASNNSVDDIRSLIDQVRIPPQTGQYKVYIIDEVHMLSSAAFNAFLKTLEEPPKHAIFILATTEKHKIIPTILSRCQIFDFKRITVKDAKEHLAEVAKSQGVEFEDDALHIIAQKADGAMRDALSIFDRVVSYCGNNLTRQAVTENLNLLDYETYITITDLILENKIPELLLAYNDILSKGFDGHHFIAGLASHFRDLLVAKNPATLSLLEMGEAAIKLYGQQAQKTNQDFLLKGIEIANECDLKYKVSQNQRLLVELALMQLASITFDGEKKKLTS, from the coding sequence ATGGAACAATTTGTAGTATCAGCTCGTAAGTATCGTCCGCAAACGTTTAAAGACGTTGTGGGACAGCAAGCTATTACTAATACTTTGCTCAATGCCATAGAAAGTAACCACTTGGCTTCTGCCCTATTATTTACTGGACCAAGAGGTGTAGGAAAAACAACTTGTGCTCGAATTTTGGCTCGTAAAATTAATCAGCCTGGTTATGACGATCCGTTTGAGGATTTTGCTTTCAATGTATTTGAACTGGATGCTGCTTCAAACAATTCGGTTGACGATATTCGAAGTTTGATTGACCAAGTTAGAATCCCACCACAAACAGGACAATACAAAGTGTATATCATTGACGAGGTACACATGTTGTCTTCGGCTGCTTTTAATGCTTTCTTGAAAACATTAGAAGAACCGCCAAAGCACGCCATATTCATATTGGCTACGACCGAAAAACACAAAATCATTCCAACCATATTATCTCGTTGTCAAATTTTTGACTTTAAACGAATTACGGTTAAAGATGCTAAAGAACATTTGGCTGAAGTGGCTAAAAGTCAAGGAGTCGAATTTGAAGATGATGCTTTACATATCATTGCTCAAAAAGCGGATGGTGCTATGCGTGATGCTTTATCTATATTTGATAGAGTCGTTTCTTATTGTGGCAACAACTTAACAAGACAAGCGGTAACTGAGAATTTGAACTTGCTAGATTATGAGACGTATATTACTATAACCGACTTGATTTTGGAGAATAAGATTCCGGAACTATTGTTGGCTTACAATGATATTTTATCTAAAGGTTTTGACGGACATCACTTCATTGCTGGATTGGCATCGCATTTTAGAGACTTATTAGTAGCTAAAAACCCAGCGACACTTTCCTTATTAGAAATGGGAGAAGCAGCCATAAAACTCTACGGACAACAAGCTCAAAAAACCAATCAGGACTTTTTATTAAAAGGGATAGAGATTGCAAATGAATGCGATTTAAAATATAAGGTTTCTCAAAACCAGCGTCTTTTAGTTGAACTTGCTTTGATGCAATTGGCCTCCATCACCTTTGATGGAGAAAAAAAAAAGCTGACTTCATAA
- a CDS encoding ATP-dependent DNA helicase, translating into MTSSQFYSVLQKQFPFQPTVKQDIFFQMIADFLTNSNSNEIFVLKGYAGTGKTTVISTIVNNLIDINKKYVLLAPTGRAAKVIANYSNKPAFTIHKKIYFPKKGKTGGVSFTMQTNKFKNTIFIVDESSMISDVNTEAKLYENGSLLDDLISYVYNGDNCKMILLGDTAQLPPVQLDVSPALDTDKLAMNYNKEIFSIELDEVMRQEEKSGILYNATQLRELLKSSFVDTFQFVLKGYKDIVRLTDGFDIQDAIQSAYSNYSIEDTCFIVRSNKRANQYNQQIRTRILDKESDLSVGDYLMVVKNNYFWLKETDEAGFIANGDIVEVLEIFSFKELYGFKFAKVKVRMVDYPNQKPFETILLLDTITSESPSLTFDESNRLYQEVMKDYEGEPQYRKFLKVKNNEYFNALQVKFSYAITCHKSQGGQWNTVFIEQPYLPNGIDVDYVRWLYTAVTRAKDKLYLIGFKDESFEE; encoded by the coding sequence ATGACTTCCAGCCAGTTTTACAGCGTGTTACAAAAACAATTTCCGTTTCAACCGACCGTAAAGCAGGATATTTTTTTTCAAATGATTGCTGATTTTTTGACGAATTCCAACTCCAATGAAATTTTTGTTTTAAAAGGTTATGCGGGAACCGGAAAAACTACGGTGATTTCAACCATAGTAAATAATCTGATAGACATCAATAAAAAGTATGTTTTGCTAGCACCAACAGGAAGAGCTGCCAAAGTAATTGCTAATTATTCCAACAAACCGGCGTTTACGATTCACAAGAAAATCTACTTTCCTAAAAAAGGAAAAACGGGAGGTGTTTCGTTTACGATGCAAACCAATAAATTTAAGAATACCATATTTATTGTAGATGAATCTTCGATGATATCGGATGTCAATACGGAAGCCAAACTTTATGAAAATGGTTCCTTGCTGGATGATTTGATTTCTTATGTCTACAATGGCGATAATTGCAAAATGATTCTATTGGGCGATACGGCTCAGTTGCCACCGGTACAATTGGATGTCAGTCCAGCATTGGATACCGATAAATTGGCCATGAATTATAACAAAGAAATCTTCTCCATTGAATTAGATGAAGTCATGCGTCAGGAAGAAAAATCGGGAATTTTATATAATGCTACTCAATTAAGAGAATTGCTCAAAAGCAGTTTTGTTGATACCTTTCAATTTGTCTTAAAAGGCTACAAAGACATTGTCCGATTGACCGACGGCTTCGATATTCAAGATGCTATACAAAGTGCCTATAGTAATTATAGTATTGAAGATACTTGTTTTATAGTCCGCTCTAACAAACGAGCCAATCAATACAACCAACAAATTCGAACAAGGATTCTTGACAAAGAAAGTGACTTGTCTGTTGGCGATTATTTAATGGTAGTCAAGAACAATTATTTTTGGTTAAAAGAAACCGATGAAGCAGGCTTTATTGCCAATGGTGATATTGTAGAAGTGTTAGAGATATTTAGTTTCAAAGAATTATACGGATTCAAATTTGCTAAAGTCAAAGTAAGAATGGTTGATTATCCCAATCAAAAACCTTTTGAGACTATATTATTATTGGACACCATTACGAGTGAATCTCCCTCATTAACTTTTGATGAAAGCAATCGATTGTATCAAGAAGTAATGAAAGATTATGAAGGGGAACCTCAATATAGAAAGTTTCTCAAAGTTAAAAACAACGAATACTTCAATGCCTTGCAGGTAAAATTCTCCTACGCCATCACATGTCACAAATCACAAGGTGGACAATGGAATACAGTATTTATAGAACAACCCTATTTGCCAAATGGTATCGATGTAGATTACGTGCGTTGGCTTTATACTGCAGTCACTCGTGCTAAAGATAAATTGTATTTGATTGGTTTTAAGGATGAGAGTTTTGAAGAGTAA
- the kdsB gene encoding 3-deoxy-manno-octulosonate cytidylyltransferase yields MKIIAVIPARYASTRFPAKLMQDLGGKTVIQRTYEAAVNTHLFSDVFVVTDSILIYDEIINNGGKAIMSIKEHESGSDRIAEAVEKLEVDIVVNVQGDEPFINKEPLAKVLDVFRNDFEHKIDLASLMFEIKDKLEIENPNNVKVVTDQNGFALYFSRSVIPYPRDPDAGVRYMKHIGIYAFRKKALLDFYRLPMKSLEASEKLEQLRYLEFGKRIRMVETNQGSIGIDTPEDLEQARKLI; encoded by the coding sequence ATGAAAATCATCGCCGTCATTCCAGCCCGTTATGCCTCAACCCGTTTTCCTGCCAAACTCATGCAAGATTTAGGCGGAAAGACTGTAATTCAACGAACTTATGAAGCTGCAGTCAATACCCATTTATTTAGTGATGTTTTTGTGGTTACCGATAGTATTTTGATTTACGATGAAATCATCAATAATGGAGGCAAAGCTATCATGAGTATCAAAGAACATGAAAGTGGTAGTGACCGAATTGCTGAAGCTGTCGAAAAGTTAGAGGTAGATATTGTAGTGAATGTACAAGGAGATGAACCCTTTATCAACAAAGAACCTTTAGCAAAAGTTTTGGATGTTTTTCGAAATGATTTTGAACATAAAATCGATTTAGCTTCGTTGATGTTTGAAATCAAAGACAAATTGGAAATTGAAAACCCAAATAATGTAAAAGTGGTAACCGACCAAAATGGTTTTGCATTATACTTTTCTCGTTCTGTAATTCCGTATCCTCGTGACCCTGATGCTGGAGTTCGTTATATGAAACACATCGGAATTTATGCCTTCCGTAAAAAAGCCTTGCTAGATTTTTATCGTTTACCAATGAAATCACTCGAAGCTTCTGAGAAACTAGAACAACTCCGCTACTTAGAATTTGGAAAAAGAATTAGAATGGTCGAAACCAATCAAGGAAGTATTGGAATAGATACACCAGAAGATTTAGAACAAGCTAGGAAGCTAATTTAA
- a CDS encoding outer membrane beta-barrel protein produces MYKTLLVVALLVSQLGLAQEQPKNQEQPKDQEQGKEQEKPKELKEVVVKNETKTFTNKNGTIKVDVANSIYNTIPNVIDLLEKLPKVQVTPDKQGISIVGKGSPLLYIDNQKADMNDLNSLSVEDIKTIEIINNPSAKYEAEGRAVILITRKFSKREGYKVAFAENAMFKKYFNNYSSVNASFKTGALEFKINFNYNQMKVWESNGNDFTIPNYQIQSNYLVTAVTNRPQFIYGGGVFYKINEDDYLSLNVNRRTQKDVFNIITTTFNQDQNVINDINTLNVNEEKRDFTSGFLNYNHKSKRLGIELFSGFQYSTFNQKMASEISNNYNDNGFELAQYRNQMFGIDVGSGRIDLEKKFKNKMKIELGGLYLQADAKTNFEVATLNPATENQTLYQYKEKNIATYTQFSGSYKKWNYSLGLRAENTNVKGKYDTQSTWNVDKNFINLFPKAQLEMVIDSTNTLSMDYAKSISRPDYSSTSQTSTYINPYFVWANNINLNPTLTDEIALSYQYKDKVIRVSYSKTSNPIYYGANYNDAEKLLTFTTMNFDKETNLTIELTLPFKYKFWNTLNILSLSQNKVSDEQALVKEAKPNLYYYSNHIFTLPKKYELYITGWGLTKQQMGVFERNALFTMNAAISKTFFKHLSCSISWNDILRKMNIREDFTINSVTAQGKYYTDSHSISFSVKYFFGEIKKSEYKEKDIDENSKRIK; encoded by the coding sequence ATGTACAAAACACTTTTGGTAGTAGCATTACTAGTGTCTCAATTAGGATTAGCTCAGGAACAGCCTAAAAATCAAGAACAACCCAAAGATCAAGAGCAAGGTAAAGAACAGGAAAAGCCAAAAGAGTTAAAAGAAGTAGTGGTTAAAAATGAAACAAAAACCTTTACTAATAAAAACGGCACCATTAAAGTAGATGTAGCCAATTCTATTTACAACACTATTCCTAATGTTATTGACTTGTTAGAAAAATTGCCAAAAGTACAAGTAACTCCTGACAAGCAAGGCATCTCAATAGTTGGAAAAGGAAGCCCGCTGTTATATATCGATAATCAAAAGGCTGATATGAATGATTTAAATTCTTTATCTGTAGAAGATATCAAAACTATTGAAATCATCAACAATCCATCAGCGAAATATGAAGCGGAGGGAAGAGCGGTAATTCTGATTACCCGAAAGTTTAGTAAAAGAGAAGGGTATAAAGTTGCTTTTGCTGAAAATGCGATGTTTAAAAAATACTTCAATAATTATTCATCTGTTAATGCTAGTTTCAAAACAGGTGCACTCGAATTCAAAATCAATTTCAATTACAATCAGATGAAAGTATGGGAAAGCAACGGTAATGATTTTACGATTCCTAATTATCAAATACAATCTAATTATTTGGTTACGGCTGTGACAAATAGACCCCAATTTATTTATGGAGGTGGTGTTTTTTACAAAATCAATGAAGATGATTATCTATCGTTAAATGTTAATAGAAGAACTCAAAAAGATGTTTTTAATATCATCACTACTACTTTTAACCAAGATCAAAATGTAATAAATGATATTAACACTTTAAATGTCAACGAAGAGAAAAGAGATTTTACCAGTGGTTTTTTAAACTACAATCATAAAAGTAAGAGACTAGGTATTGAGCTTTTTTCGGGTTTTCAGTACTCGACTTTTAATCAAAAAATGGCAAGCGAAATCTCTAATAATTATAATGATAATGGTTTTGAATTAGCACAATATCGTAATCAGATGTTCGGAATAGATGTAGGTTCGGGTAGAATTGATTTAGAAAAAAAGTTTAAAAATAAAATGAAAATTGAGCTCGGAGGACTCTATCTTCAAGCGGATGCTAAAACTAATTTTGAAGTGGCAACTCTAAATCCAGCAACTGAAAATCAAACGCTTTATCAGTATAAAGAAAAGAATATTGCTACTTATACTCAATTTTCGGGAAGCTACAAGAAATGGAACTATAGCTTAGGACTAAGAGCTGAAAACACCAATGTAAAAGGAAAGTACGACACTCAGAGCACTTGGAATGTAGATAAAAACTTCATTAATCTTTTTCCAAAGGCGCAACTCGAAATGGTAATTGATAGTACTAATACTTTAAGTATGGATTATGCCAAGAGTATTTCAAGACCTGATTATTCTTCTACAAGTCAGACATCAACTTACATTAATCCTTATTTTGTTTGGGCCAATAATATCAATTTGAATCCAACGCTAACTGACGAAATAGCATTGAGCTATCAATATAAAGACAAGGTGATAAGAGTTTCGTATAGTAAAACATCTAATCCAATTTATTATGGTGCCAATTATAACGATGCCGAAAAGTTGTTAACCTTTACTACGATGAACTTTGATAAAGAAACCAATTTAACTATTGAGTTGACATTACCTTTCAAATATAAATTTTGGAACACTTTGAACATATTGAGTTTGAGTCAAAATAAAGTATCAGATGAACAAGCTTTAGTGAAAGAGGCTAAACCTAATTTATACTATTATTCGAATCATATCTTTACGCTACCTAAAAAATACGAACTCTATATCACTGGATGGGGACTGACAAAACAGCAAATGGGTGTTTTTGAAAGAAATGCTCTTTTTACCATGAACGCAGCAATTTCTAAAACTTTCTTCAAGCACTTGAGCTGTTCGATAAGTTGGAATGACATTCTCAGAAAAATGAATATTAGAGAAGACTTTACCATTAATTCTGTAACTGCGCAAGGAAAGTATTATACTGATTCGCACTCCATTTCGTTTTCTGTAAAATACTTTTTTGGAGAAATCAAAAAGTCGGAATACAAAGAGAAAGATATTGATGAAAATTCAAAACGGATTAAATAA
- a CDS encoding spermidine synthase, whose translation MIRKLFSYFIPITIYKKNSSVSKSLEVTWNNGELVLDSKSTNYSYGSLQRILRKGLKYIGFDRIRNFESILVLGVAGGSVIKTLVDEVKFKGKITGVEIDETVIAIANQYFELDKIPNLEIVIDDAFEYVLKTKKTYDLIIIDIFEDSTMPNFLFQDFFINRINSLLNLNGFILFNTMVINQKQEERNAHYKSKFNGNYSLRMYPKVETHNELFTIKKLS comes from the coding sequence ATGATTCGAAAACTGTTCAGCTATTTTATTCCAATTACTATTTACAAGAAAAATTCTTCTGTAAGCAAATCGCTTGAAGTAACTTGGAATAACGGTGAATTGGTTTTAGATAGTAAAAGTACTAATTACTCCTATGGAAGTTTACAACGCATTCTTCGAAAAGGATTGAAATATATAGGTTTTGACCGCATACGGAATTTTGAAAGTATTTTGGTTCTTGGAGTTGCTGGTGGCAGTGTCATTAAAACCTTGGTAGACGAAGTAAAATTTAAAGGAAAAATTACTGGTGTTGAAATTGACGAAACTGTGATTGCTATAGCTAATCAGTATTTTGAATTGGATAAAATTCCAAATTTGGAAATTGTGATTGATGATGCATTTGAATACGTTTTGAAAACTAAGAAAACGTATGACTTAATCATTATTGATATTTTTGAAGATAGTACCATGCCCAACTTTTTGTTTCAGGATTTTTTTATCAATAGAATTAATTCGCTTTTAAATCTTAATGGATTTATCTTGTTCAATACGATGGTAATTAACCAAAAACAGGAAGAGCGCAACGCCCATTACAAATCAAAATTTAATGGTAATTATTCTTTACGGATGTATCCTAAAGTAGAAACGCACAACGAATTGTTTACCATAAAAAAACTAAGCTGA
- a CDS encoding EamA family transporter, translated as MKNWIVYSLISMFFAGLTSVIAKMGLRNVSSDTGLAVRTIVVFLIVWLNVFVFQSVKDFRNLTKMDIVFLAISGVTTSLSWIFYYKAIKIGNVSQVALIDKGSILITLLLSFIVLNEQFSWKIAVGGGFIIVGLLILTLK; from the coding sequence ATGAAAAACTGGATAGTATATTCTTTAATCTCAATGTTCTTTGCTGGATTGACTTCGGTCATTGCCAAAATGGGCTTGCGAAATGTAAGCTCTGATACTGGATTGGCAGTGAGAACGATAGTCGTTTTCTTGATAGTTTGGCTTAATGTATTTGTATTTCAATCGGTCAAAGATTTTAGAAATCTCACCAAAATGGATATAGTGTTTCTCGCTATTTCAGGTGTAACAACTTCACTTTCATGGATATTTTACTATAAAGCCATTAAAATAGGTAACGTTTCACAAGTGGCATTAATAGACAAAGGAAGTATTTTAATTACGCTATTATTATCTTTTATAGTATTAAACGAACAATTTTCATGGAAGATTGCTGTTGGAGGAGGTTTTATAATCGTTGGTCTTTTGATATTAACCCTTAAATAA
- a CDS encoding potassium channel family protein, translated as MGFFKKLLIGKVNENYKPKYNPIERRILNIRSIWNNDHQDDNGIEKIFRLFLSVSQLLFPGIYVKTIASKINYAYKDLAMDCYIVMKTLFPFLILVNHWQEYKVLIWLLVYLILETILYIPTLIFASDLFSRPRSYKRSMLLLFFNYLEIVISFGVFYTLGNNTNIPFAHWSDAIYFSLMTTNTIGYGDYYPITTYGKFLACIQAMFFLSFVILFLNFFSTKVKSKGYFDNENNDL; from the coding sequence ATGGGATTTTTCAAAAAATTATTGATTGGTAAAGTAAATGAAAACTATAAACCAAAATACAATCCAATAGAGAGGAGAATTTTAAACATCCGTTCTATTTGGAATAACGACCATCAAGATGATAATGGTATTGAAAAAATATTTCGTTTGTTCCTGTCTGTTTCTCAATTATTATTTCCTGGTATTTATGTAAAAACTATAGCCTCTAAAATAAATTATGCTTACAAGGATTTGGCAATGGATTGTTATATAGTAATGAAAACATTGTTTCCATTCTTGATACTTGTGAATCATTGGCAAGAATACAAAGTTTTAATTTGGCTGTTGGTTTATCTAATTTTAGAAACCATTCTTTATATTCCAACACTGATTTTTGCTTCCGATTTATTTTCGCGTCCGCGTTCCTATAAGCGTTCGATGTTGTTGTTATTTTTTAACTATTTAGAAATCGTAATATCGTTTGGAGTCTTTTATACATTGGGTAACAATACCAATATTCCTTTTGCTCATTGGTCAGATGCCATCTATTTTAGTTTAATGACTACAAACACCATTGGTTACGGAGATTATTATCCGATAACCACCTATGGGAAATTTTTAGCTTGCATTCAGGCGATGTTCTTCTTGTCGTTTGTGATTTTGTTTTTGAATTTCTTTTCTACAAAAGTAAAATCAAAAGGCTATTTTGACAATGAGAATAATGATCTTTAA
- a CDS encoding RsmD family RNA methyltransferase: MRIISGKYKGRRIAPPKNLPVRPTTDMSKEALFNVLNNHFNFSELKVLELFAGTGSISYEFASRGCTPILCIDGDIGCVNFIKKTAKEFDFDITAIKSDVFKFLEKHTGNYDIIFADPPYGLAQKEFEKIIEMIFESELLDEEGMLVVEHSKYTKLDHMANYSFQKNYGGSVFTFFEFENNEEEAEDMEDEENED; this comes from the coding sequence ATGAGAATAATATCAGGTAAATATAAAGGCCGAAGAATTGCTCCTCCCAAAAACCTTCCCGTTCGTCCTACGACTGACATGAGTAAGGAAGCCTTATTTAATGTATTGAACAATCATTTCAATTTTTCGGAGTTAAAAGTGCTAGAGCTTTTTGCAGGAACTGGAAGTATCAGTTATGAATTTGCCTCAAGAGGATGTACTCCTATTTTATGTATAGATGGCGATATCGGATGTGTGAACTTCATTAAAAAAACAGCGAAAGAATTTGACTTTGATATTACTGCGATTAAAAGTGATGTGTTCAAATTTCTCGAAAAACATACGGGCAACTATGACATCATCTTTGCTGATCCTCCTTATGGTTTAGCCCAAAAAGAATTCGAAAAAATTATCGAAATGATATTCGAAAGCGAATTACTTGATGAAGAAGGCATGCTAGTAGTAGAACATTCCAAATACACCAAGTTGGACCACATGGCCAATTATTCGTTCCAAAAAAACTATGGTGGTTCGGTCTTCACTTTCTTTGAATTTGAAAATAATGAAGAAGAAGCCGAAGATATGGAAGATGAGGAAAACGAAGATTAA
- a CDS encoding response regulator transcription factor, whose protein sequence is MKKILLAEDDIDFANVLKQYLELHHFEVHWAKDGDEAWKVFQKVTFHICIFDVMMPKMDGFTLAELCINSNPEIPFLFLTARNQNEDKIKGLKLGADDYIVKPFEADELVLRITNILKRTTKTPAIATNSNEIPIGKYLFHTYRLELKLGTQIQQLTEREAALITFLFTNKNQLLKRDQILKAVWKNDDYFSGRSMDVFISKLRKYFSEDSSISIESVRNIGLEFKVK, encoded by the coding sequence ATGAAAAAAATATTATTAGCCGAAGACGATATCGATTTTGCCAATGTTTTGAAACAGTATTTAGAGCTTCATCACTTTGAAGTTCATTGGGCAAAAGATGGCGACGAAGCTTGGAAAGTGTTTCAAAAAGTAACCTTCCATATCTGTATTTTTGATGTGATGATGCCCAAAATGGATGGATTTACTTTAGCTGAACTGTGTATCAATAGCAATCCAGAAATTCCATTTTTGTTTCTAACGGCTAGAAATCAAAACGAAGACAAAATAAAAGGACTAAAACTTGGAGCCGATGATTATATTGTAAAACCTTTTGAAGCCGATGAATTGGTTTTGAGAATTACCAATATTTTAAAACGAACTACCAAAACTCCAGCTATTGCAACTAATAGCAACGAAATTCCTATCGGGAAGTACCTTTTTCACACTTATAGATTGGAATTAAAACTGGGAACTCAAATCCAACAACTTACAGAAAGAGAAGCCGCATTGATTACTTTTCTTTTTACAAATAAAAATCAATTACTGAAACGGGATCAAATTTTAAAAGCCGTCTGGAAGAACGATGATTATTTTTCTGGAAGAAGTATGGATGTCTTCATCAGTAAACTAAGAAAATATTTTTCTGAAGACTCCTCCATTTCTATTGAAAGTGTTCGAAATATTGGATTGGAATTTAAAGTAAAATAA
- a CDS encoding DUF3822 family protein has product MYKKLAIQVSLNGLSFVVFDTLMNKPLVLENIPIGKVNVTAKIEDLFAEAFQNHPELQADYDEVVIIHSNNLSTFVPTALFDEDYLGSYLQFNTKVFETDFFAFDLLEKYEMNNVYIPYVNMNNYFIDQFGTFDYKHANSILIEKLLDLSKNNEERKMFVHISDTHFEIVVIQNQKLELYNSFEYKTPEDFIYYILFTAEQLHLNPESFKLELLGKIDIESPLYTIAYKYVRNVALMDFTSVFNSFTDAQNREHFILLNS; this is encoded by the coding sequence ATGTATAAAAAATTAGCTATTCAAGTTTCTTTGAATGGTTTGTCTTTTGTTGTTTTTGATACGTTGATGAATAAGCCTTTAGTGTTAGAAAATATTCCAATTGGGAAAGTAAATGTCACTGCCAAAATTGAAGATTTATTTGCTGAAGCTTTTCAAAATCATCCTGAACTCCAAGCAGATTATGATGAAGTGGTGATTATTCACAGTAATAATCTTTCTACGTTTGTGCCTACGGCTTTGTTTGACGAAGACTATTTGGGGAGCTATTTACAGTTCAACACGAAAGTTTTTGAAACCGACTTTTTTGCTTTTGATCTCTTAGAAAAATATGAAATGAATAATGTTTATATTCCATATGTGAACATGAACAATTATTTCATTGATCAATTTGGCACTTTTGATTACAAACATGCTAATAGTATTCTGATTGAAAAATTATTAGACCTTTCTAAAAACAATGAAGAACGTAAAATGTTTGTTCACATAAGCGACACCCATTTTGAAATTGTGGTGATTCAAAATCAGAAACTAGAACTTTACAATTCTTTTGAATACAAAACACCCGAAGACTTCATTTACTATATTTTATTTACTGCAGAACAATTGCATCTGAATCCCGAAAGTTTCAAATTAGAACTTTTAGGAAAGATTGATATTGAAAGTCCGCTTTACACCATAGCCTACAAATATGTTAGAAATGTTGCTTTAATGGATTTTACTTCGGTTTTTAATTCTTTTACAGATGCCCAAAACAGAGAACACTTTATTCTCCTAAACTCATGA
- a CDS encoding sensor histidine kinase yields the protein MKQRINFLIGFSTVILLLLCAIQVYLVKTTYDYKVEQFHTEVKDKIGNITSNFTELDSSIFFRKEILYKRLAEKFIADKNYRNQVKADLIANEYRDVLTRRLRKKLNRAFPEEEISFAVVANKFVVFNNATKTDTLFSEKPVIGNAIYGDLASLNDAFLVRNYVGTTNGFINDNYKLLTEDSLFVSVKNWEQIILRRMTTILILSILSMLVLVTLFVITIKALIKQKKVSDVKTDFINNITHELKTPLTTLSVSTKMLARQEVKDNEAVFNTVLNTVNRQNVRLQNIIDQVMSNSLGFEEIALQKEKLKMNAFLQTIIADFNLAYPNVKILYDCKATETSLSLDKFHLTTAINNVLENAVKYGCQNITLKTLLENEMFHISIQDDGIGIAKTKQPLLFEKFYRVEAGNIHNTKGLGLGLYYVDQIIKAHKGTVNVVSELGKGASFTISIPSL from the coding sequence ATGAAACAACGAATAAATTTTCTAATAGGGTTTTCTACTGTCATATTGCTTTTGCTTTGTGCCATCCAAGTGTATCTTGTGAAAACGACCTATGATTATAAAGTAGAGCAATTTCATACCGAAGTCAAAGATAAAATTGGCAATATAACTAGTAATTTTACCGAACTTGATTCGAGTATTTTCTTTAGAAAAGAAATCCTTTATAAAAGATTAGCAGAAAAATTCATTGCCGATAAAAACTACAGAAATCAAGTCAAAGCAGATTTGATTGCCAATGAATACCGCGATGTTTTAACTAGACGACTCAGAAAAAAATTAAATCGCGCCTTTCCAGAAGAAGAAATTAGTTTTGCTGTTGTAGCCAACAAGTTTGTAGTATTTAATAATGCCACTAAAACTGATACTCTTTTTTCTGAAAAACCTGTTATAGGAAATGCCATTTATGGTGACTTGGCTTCTTTAAATGATGCTTTTCTAGTTAGAAATTATGTTGGAACCACGAATGGTTTTATCAATGATAACTATAAATTATTGACTGAAGACAGTTTGTTTGTTTCAGTAAAAAACTGGGAACAAATTATTTTGAGACGAATGACCACTATATTGATTTTGTCTATCCTTTCAATGCTGGTTTTGGTTACTCTTTTCGTCATTACCATTAAAGCCTTAATCAAACAAAAAAAAGTAAGTGATGTCAAAACTGATTTTATCAATAACATCACTCATGAATTGAAAACGCCATTAACGACTTTGAGTGTTTCAACCAAAATGTTAGCGCGTCAAGAAGTGAAAGACAATGAGGCAGTTTTTAATACCGTATTGAATACTGTTAACCGACAAAACGTTCGATTACAAAACATCATCGATCAGGTCATGAGTAATTCTTTGGGCTTTGAAGAAATTGCACTTCAGAAAGAAAAGCTAAAAATGAATGCATTTTTACAAACGATAATTGCTGATTTCAATCTGGCCTATCCCAATGTGAAAATTTTATATGATTGTAAAGCAACAGAAACTAGCTTATCCCTAGACAAATTTCATTTGACAACAGCCATCAACAACGTACTTGAAAATGCCGTAAAATATGGTTGTCAAAATATTACGCTAAAAACATTGCTTGAAAATGAAATGTTTCACATTAGTATTCAAGATGATGGAATTGGAATAGCCAAAACTAAACAACCATTGCTTTTTGAAAAATTCTACAGGGTTGAAGCAGGAAATATTCATAATACCAAAGGACTCGGGCTAGGTCTTTATTATGTTGACCAAATCATTAAAGCACACAAAGGAACTGTAAATGTTGTCAGTGAACTTGGAAAAGGAGCTTCATTTACCATAAGTATTCCGTCTCTTTAA